The Cellulomonas shaoxiangyii sequence GCAGCAGGCGGCCGAGCAGCTCGACGGGCCACACCTCGAGGGCCTCGGGCAGCAGCGTGTGGCAGGTGTACGCGAAGCACTTCTGCGTGATGGCCCACGCCTCGTCCCACGCGATCTTCTTCTCGTCGACGAGGATGCGCATGAGCTCGGGCACGCCGATCACCGGGTGGGTGTCGTTGAGCTGGAACATCACGACGTCGGGCAGCCGGTGCAGGTCGAAGTCCGCCGGCAGGCCGTCGAGGAAGTCGCGGATGGAGCACGCCACGAAGAAGTACTGCTGCTGCAGCCGCAGCTCCTTGCCCTGCGGCGTCGAGTCCTCGGGGTAGAGGACCTTGGAGATGTTCTCGGCGAACGTCTGCGCGCGCACGGCCTCGGCGTAGTCGCCGGAGTTGAAGATCTGCAGGTCGAACGCCTTGGTGGCGCGCGCGCTCCACAGCCGCAGCGTGTTGACGCGGCCGTTCTGGTAGCCCGGGACCATGTAGTTGTAGGGCACGCCGAGGACGTCCCACGCCGGCACCCAGCGGCTACGGGTGACGCCGTCGTCGTCGGTGTAGGTCTCGGTGGACCCGCCGAAGTGCACGGTCACCGCGTCCTCGGGGTGCGGGAACTCCCACGGCGCACCCAGCGACAGCCAGGTGTCGGGCTGCTCGACCTGCCAGCCGTCGACGAACGTCTGCCGGAAGATGCCGTACTCGTAGCGGATGCCGTAGCCGATGCACGGCACGCTCATGGTCGCGAGCGAGTCGACGAAGCACGCGGCGAGCCGGCCGAGGCCGCCGTTGCCGAGACCCGGCTCGACCTCCTGCTCGCGCAGCGTCGCCAGGTCGATGCCGAGGGACGTGAGGGCCTCCTCGACGATCTCCGTCAGGTCCGTCGCGATGAGCGCGTTGTCGAGCTGGCGCCCGAGCAGGTACTCGGCGGACAGGTAGGCGACCGTCTTGGCGTGCGCGTCGCGCTGCCGGCGCAGCGTCTCCATCCACCGGGCCATCAGGTACTCGCGCACGGTCCGCGCCAGCGCCAGGTACTGGTCGTTGACGCTCGCGCGGGACAGGGGAACCCCCTGCCCGAAGTTGAGCTCGCGCAGGAACTCCTTGGCGAACCCCTCGACCGAGTGCTGCGGGGCCGTCACGGATACGGTGCCGTTGACGCGGTTCTCAGTCACTTGCGCAACGTTATGCGTCCTGGCCGGGAGAGGCCAGGCCGCCCGTCCCGGGGAGCCCGTCCGGCGAGACTCTCATCCGCGTCTCATCGACGTGGCGCCACCCGCCCGCGGGCGAAACCGCGTGACAGCGCCCGCACCCCGCACCACGCTGGACGGACCACCCGCCCCCCGATGAGTTGGCGCGCGGGAACGGTCTGCACCACGGACACCCTCGTACCCGCGGAGGACGCGCCATGTCTGCCCCCACCTCGTCCGCACCGGAACCGCCGCCCGGGACGCCCGACGCCGCCGGCCCCACCGGGACCGGCGCCGACGCCGCGCGCGACCCCGACGTCGCGCTCGACCAGGCCCCGCTCACGGAGGCCGACCACCCCCGGTGGCGGCGCGACCTCACCCTGTTCCTGGGCGGGCAGACGTCGTCGCTGCTCGGCTCGATGCTGGTGCAGTACGCGATCATGTGGCACCTCACGCTCGAGACGCGCTCGGGCGCCGTGATGGCGGTCTACGCCGTCGTCGGGTTCCTGCCGCAGGCGGTCGTGTCGGTCTTCGGCGGCGTGTGGGCGGACCGGCTGGACCGCAAGAAGCTCATCATCGGGGCCGACGCGACCATCGCCGCGAGCACCCTCGCGCTCGCCCTGCTCATGCTGTCCGGGTACCGCGAGCTGTGGCTCCTGTACCTCGTGGCCGCCATCCGGTCGGCCGGTGCCGGCATCCAGACGCCCGCCGTCTCGTCGCTGCTGCCGCAGATCGTGCCGACCGAGAAGCTCATGCGGGTCAACGGCATCAACCAGACGATCCAGTCCGCGATGATGCTCGTCGCCCCCGCCGTGGCCGCCGCCCTGTACGCGTCGGCCTCGATCGAGGCGATCTTCTTCGTCGACGTCGTCACCGCGCTCATCGGCATCGCGCTGCTGACCCTCGTGCCCGTACCGCGGCTCGTGCGCACCGACCAGGTCGCGGGCGTCCGCGGGTACCTCGCCGACCTCGTCGGCGGCGTCCGGTACGTCGCCACCCACGCGTTCGTGCGGTGGGTGCTGCTGCTGTGGGGCGTCGTGTTCGTGCTCATCGTCGCGCCGTCGTTCCTCACCCCGCTCATGGTCGTGCGCACGTTCGGCGACGAGGTGTGGAAGCTGACCGTCAACGAGCTCGCGTTCAGCGTCGGCATGCTGCTCGGCGGCATCGTGGTCGCCGCGTGGGGCGGCCTGCGGAACCGCATCGCGATGGTCGTCGCCACCACCCTGCTGTTCGCGCTGTTCAACATCGGGCTCGGGCTCTCGACCAACATGTGGGTGTTCTTCGCCTTCATGTTCCTCATCGGCCTGGGCGTGCCGTTCTTCTCGACGCCGACCATGACCGTGCTGCAGGAGAAGGTCGAGCCCGAGCGGCAGGGCC is a genomic window containing:
- a CDS encoding MFS transporter; the protein is MSAPTSSAPEPPPGTPDAAGPTGTGADAARDPDVALDQAPLTEADHPRWRRDLTLFLGGQTSSLLGSMLVQYAIMWHLTLETRSGAVMAVYAVVGFLPQAVVSVFGGVWADRLDRKKLIIGADATIAASTLALALLMLSGYRELWLLYLVAAIRSAGAGIQTPAVSSLLPQIVPTEKLMRVNGINQTIQSAMMLVAPAVAAALYASASIEAIFFVDVVTALIGIALLTLVPVPRLVRTDQVAGVRGYLADLVGGVRYVATHAFVRWVLLLWGVVFVLIVAPSFLTPLMVVRTFGDEVWKLTVNELAFSVGMLLGGIVVAAWGGLRNRIAMVVATTLLFALFNIGLGLSTNMWVFFAFMFLIGLGVPFFSTPTMTVLQEKVEPERQGRVFGFVGIVMAVAMPLGMSVFGPLADRYSVESLLVAAGVALLLVVLVAVGLPSGRRAMAEADADAPAQEARV